In Rahnella sikkimica, the following are encoded in one genomic region:
- a CDS encoding Gfo/Idh/MocA family protein translates to MIRFAVVGTNWITQRFIDAAHESGKMKLTAIYSRTLDGAKKLGEDYPVDHYFDSLEEMAASDLIDAVYIASPNSLHCPQSLLFLSHKKHVICEKPLASNLAQAESLIACAKENNVVLFEAFKTAYLPNFLHMKGALSRIGTLRKAILNYCQYSSRYPRYLAGENPNTFNPAFSNGSIMDIGYYCLASAISLFGEPESVTATAVLLDSGVDGQGTVILSYADDFEVVINHSKISDSLLPSEIQGEEGTLQMEKLSECQTLSLTPRGGQKLDLTQPQHINTMLYEAETFAILVDNQFVAHPGLEVSRITAKVLTEIRRQTGVVFPADQQPA, encoded by the coding sequence ATGATTCGCTTTGCTGTAGTCGGCACCAACTGGATCACACAGCGTTTTATCGATGCCGCGCACGAGAGCGGTAAAATGAAGCTGACCGCGATTTACTCCCGCACGCTGGACGGCGCGAAAAAGCTCGGCGAGGATTATCCGGTAGATCATTATTTTGATTCCCTTGAGGAAATGGCCGCGTCCGATCTCATTGATGCGGTGTATATCGCCAGCCCGAATTCCCTGCACTGCCCGCAATCCCTGCTGTTTCTCAGCCATAAAAAACACGTCATTTGCGAGAAACCGCTGGCCTCAAATCTGGCGCAAGCCGAAAGCCTGATTGCCTGCGCGAAAGAAAATAACGTCGTACTGTTCGAAGCGTTTAAAACGGCCTATCTGCCGAATTTCCTGCACATGAAAGGCGCACTGAGCCGTATCGGTACGCTGCGTAAAGCCATCCTGAATTACTGCCAGTATTCATCGCGTTATCCGCGCTATCTGGCCGGTGAAAACCCGAATACTTTCAACCCGGCGTTTTCTAACGGGTCGATTATGGATATCGGCTATTACTGCCTGGCGAGCGCCATTTCGCTGTTTGGCGAGCCGGAATCGGTAACCGCCACCGCCGTCCTGCTGGATAGCGGCGTCGACGGTCAGGGCACGGTGATTTTGTCGTATGCGGATGATTTCGAAGTGGTGATTAACCATTCCAAAATCAGCGATTCCCTTCTGCCAAGCGAAATTCAGGGCGAAGAAGGCACATTGCAGATGGAAAAGCTGTCTGAGTGCCAGACGCTCAGCCTGACGCCACGCGGCGGCCAGAAGCTGGATCTGACGCAGCCACAGCACATCAATACCATGCTGTATGAAGCGGAAACTTTTGCGATTCTGGTGGATAACCAGTTTGTCGCGCACCCGGGGCTGGAAGTATCGCGCATCACCGCCAAAGTGCTGACGGAAATCCGTCGCCAGACCGGCGTGGTGTTCCCTGCCGACCAGCAGCCTGCTTAA
- a CDS encoding glutamine amidotransferase, whose product MTAPGQKPLLILQTGHAPEPIRRAHDNFPQMFIRQGDIDPRQVVIVDLQAGERPLPPENYCGAIITGSRSMVTEHLAWSEEAADWVRLGMLQELPMFGACYGHQLMAYALGGEVDYHPQGIEVGTHDVTLTPAGHLDPLVSQLPAQFAANLIHLQTVITPPPTATVLAKTLHDPHQILRYGPNAVSTQFHPEFSLAVMKTYLSWLGSIAEDDSVDFAAQAQHLSETPLSRGLLLAFVSALGKRVALAG is encoded by the coding sequence ATGACTGCACCCGGCCAGAAACCGTTATTGATTTTGCAGACCGGCCACGCGCCGGAGCCTATCCGCCGCGCCCACGATAACTTCCCGCAGATGTTTATCCGTCAGGGGGATATCGATCCCCGGCAGGTCGTGATTGTCGATTTACAGGCCGGTGAGCGCCCGCTGCCGCCGGAAAATTACTGCGGTGCCATTATCACCGGTTCGCGCAGCATGGTGACGGAACATCTGGCGTGGAGCGAGGAAGCCGCCGACTGGGTGCGTCTGGGCATGTTGCAGGAATTACCGATGTTCGGTGCCTGTTACGGCCATCAGTTGATGGCTTACGCGCTGGGTGGCGAAGTGGATTACCATCCGCAGGGCATTGAGGTTGGCACGCACGACGTCACGCTGACGCCCGCCGGACATCTCGATCCGCTGGTTTCACAGCTTCCGGCGCAGTTTGCGGCGAACCTGATCCATCTGCAAACCGTTATCACACCGCCGCCGACGGCCACGGTTTTAGCCAAAACGCTGCACGATCCGCATCAGATCCTGCGCTACGGGCCGAACGCGGTCAGCACGCAATTTCACCCGGAATTCAGTCTGGCGGTAATGAAAACGTATCTGTCATGGCTCGGATCGATTGCCGAAGACGACAGCGTCGACTTTGCCGCGCAGGCTCAGCACCTGAGCGAAACCCCGCTCAGCCGCGGGCTGTTACTGGCGTTCGTCAGTGCACTCGGCAAGCGGGTGGCGCTGGCGGGATAA
- a CDS encoding TerC family protein encodes MMNSVGNPILWGSFAVVVVIMLAFDLLLQGRKGAQTMTMKSAALWSLVWIGLSLLFNFGFWWYLNGEFGREVADAKATMFLTGYLLEKALAVDNVFVWLILFSYFSIPANLQRRVLIYGVLGAIVLRTGMIFAGSWLVGQFSWILYVFGAFLLFTGIKMALAKDDGGEVGEKPVIRWLRSKMRMTDDLQGEKFFVRRNGILFATPLLLVLIMVELSDVIFAVDSIPAIFAVTTDPFIVLTSNLFAILGLRAMYFLLAGVAERFTMLKYGLAVILIFIGIKMLLLDVFHIPVGISLGVIASILIITLLINTWVNRRNDRLKSQE; translated from the coding sequence ATGATGAACTCCGTAGGCAACCCGATTCTCTGGGGCTCTTTTGCCGTGGTAGTGGTTATTATGCTCGCTTTCGACCTGCTGTTGCAGGGCCGCAAAGGCGCGCAAACCATGACCATGAAAAGTGCCGCACTGTGGTCGCTGGTGTGGATTGGCTTGTCGCTGTTATTTAACTTTGGCTTCTGGTGGTATCTCAACGGCGAGTTTGGCCGTGAAGTGGCGGACGCCAAAGCGACCATGTTCCTGACCGGCTATCTGCTGGAAAAAGCGCTGGCGGTCGATAACGTCTTCGTCTGGCTGATCCTGTTCAGCTACTTCTCAATTCCGGCAAACCTGCAACGCCGCGTGCTGATTTACGGCGTGCTCGGCGCAATCGTCCTGCGTACCGGTATGATTTTCGCGGGCAGCTGGCTGGTGGGGCAATTTAGCTGGATCCTGTACGTGTTCGGCGCGTTCCTGCTGTTCACCGGTATCAAGATGGCGCTGGCGAAAGACGATGGCGGCGAAGTGGGCGAGAAGCCGGTGATCCGCTGGCTGCGCAGCAAAATGCGCATGACCGACGATTTGCAGGGCGAGAAATTCTTTGTCCGCCGCAACGGGATTCTGTTCGCCACGCCGCTGCTGCTGGTGCTGATTATGGTGGAACTCAGCGACGTGATTTTCGCGGTCGACAGTATTCCGGCCATCTTCGCCGTGACCACTGACCCGTTCATCGTGCTGACGTCTAACCTGTTCGCCATTCTCGGCCTGCGTGCGATGTACTTCCTGCTGGCGGGCGTGGCGGAACGTTTCACAATGCTGAAATACGGTCTGGCGGTGATCCTGATTTTCATCGGTATCAAGATGCTGCTGCTCGACGTGTTCCACATTCCGGTGGGGATTTCGCTCGGCGTGATCGCGTCGATTCTGATTATCACCCTGCTCATCAACACCTGGGTGAACCGTCGTAACGACCGCTTAAAATCGCAAGAATAA
- the mgtA gene encoding magnesium-translocating P-type ATPase: MMFKNITSRLLNALSRNLPRRLVRRDPMLETVPGRAAQAVPAAMAAHCQACARATEDQLYLQFASHPEGLTEQEAEAIREVSGLNQTGDQQPAPWWLHLWHCYRNPFNLLLTVLGMVSYATDDLTAALVIGAMVFISTFMHFIQEARSNKAADALKAMVSNTASVLRSDAQTGRSETVEIAISQLVPGDLIKLSAGDMIPADLRILSAKDLFISQAALTGESLPVEKHPCEKKPIANDPLELNTLCFMGTNVVSGTAIAMVIATGTKTWFGQLAERVVQEDTQPNAFQAGISKVSWLLIRFMMVMTPVVLVINGYTKGDWWEAALFALSVAVGLTPEMLPMIVTSTLAKGAVKLSRQKVIVKRLDAIQNFGAMDILCTDKTGTLTQDKIVLERHTDVLGVTSDEVLHLAWLNSHYQTGLKNLLDVAVLDAGDVSNGHNSLKVDEIPFDFDRRRMSVVVAENDQNHRLICKGALEEMLSICTLVQLNGEIVPLTDVLLGRIRRITDDLNQQGLRVVAVAHKVMPSRTQGYGVTDESSLILAGYIAFLDPPKESTAPALEALQRKGVTVKILTGDNLLVARKVCKDVGLKADNVLIGSDIDELDDVQLLHVARETTVFAKLTPMHKERIVRVLRGEGHVVGFMGDGINDAPALRAADIGISVDSAVDIAKEAADIILLEKSLMVLEQGVTEGRRTFANMLKYIKMTASSNFGNVFSVLVASAFLPFLPMLPLHLLIQNLIYDVSQVAIPFDNVDEEQLAKPQRWNAGDIGRFMVFFGPISSVFDILTFSLMWWVFKANTVEAQTLFQSGWFIEGLLSQTLIVHMIRTRKVPFIQSRASWPLCIMTLMVVITGIALIYSPVAGFLQLQALPLSYFPWLIAILAGYMVLTQCVKGWFVRRYGWQ, encoded by the coding sequence ATGATGTTCAAAAATATAACTTCCCGGCTGCTCAATGCGCTCAGCCGTAATCTTCCGCGTCGTTTAGTTCGTCGCGACCCGATGCTCGAAACCGTGCCAGGCCGCGCCGCACAGGCGGTGCCTGCGGCGATGGCAGCGCATTGTCAGGCCTGTGCCCGTGCAACCGAAGACCAACTTTACCTGCAATTTGCCAGCCATCCGGAAGGGCTGACTGAACAGGAAGCTGAGGCGATCCGCGAAGTCTCCGGCCTCAATCAGACCGGCGATCAACAGCCTGCGCCGTGGTGGCTGCACCTGTGGCACTGCTACCGTAACCCGTTCAATTTGCTGCTCACCGTGCTCGGCATGGTGTCTTACGCCACCGACGATCTGACCGCTGCGCTGGTCATCGGCGCGATGGTGTTTATCTCGACATTCATGCACTTCATTCAGGAAGCGCGTTCCAACAAAGCGGCCGATGCGCTGAAAGCGATGGTCAGCAACACCGCGTCCGTGCTGCGCAGTGACGCGCAAACCGGCCGCAGTGAAACGGTCGAAATTGCCATCAGCCAGCTGGTGCCAGGGGATCTGATCAAGCTGTCAGCGGGCGATATGATCCCGGCGGATTTGCGTATTCTCTCCGCCAAAGATCTGTTTATCAGCCAGGCGGCGCTGACCGGCGAATCCCTGCCGGTTGAAAAACATCCCTGCGAAAAGAAACCTATTGCGAACGATCCGCTGGAGCTGAATACCCTGTGCTTTATGGGCACCAACGTGGTGAGTGGCACGGCAATCGCGATGGTGATTGCGACCGGCACCAAAACCTGGTTCGGCCAGCTTGCCGAACGCGTGGTGCAGGAAGACACCCAGCCGAATGCTTTCCAGGCAGGCATCAGCAAAGTCAGCTGGCTGCTGATCCGCTTTATGATGGTGATGACGCCCGTCGTTCTGGTGATCAACGGCTACACCAAAGGCGACTGGTGGGAAGCGGCGCTGTTTGCGCTGTCCGTCGCCGTCGGGCTGACGCCGGAAATGCTGCCGATGATTGTGACGTCCACGCTGGCGAAAGGCGCGGTGAAACTGTCGCGCCAGAAAGTCATCGTCAAACGTCTGGACGCGATCCAGAACTTCGGCGCGATGGACATTCTCTGTACCGACAAAACCGGCACGCTGACGCAAGATAAAATCGTTCTCGAACGCCACACCGACGTGCTTGGCGTAACCAGCGATGAGGTGCTGCATCTGGCGTGGCTGAACAGCCATTACCAGACCGGCCTGAAAAACCTGCTCGACGTGGCGGTACTGGACGCAGGCGACGTGAGCAATGGGCATAATTCGCTGAAGGTCGATGAAATTCCGTTTGATTTCGACCGCCGCCGGATGTCCGTGGTGGTGGCTGAAAACGATCAGAACCACCGTCTGATTTGCAAAGGCGCGCTGGAAGAAATGCTGTCGATTTGTACGCTGGTACAGCTTAACGGTGAGATTGTTCCGCTGACCGATGTGCTGCTCGGGCGCATTCGCCGCATCACTGATGACCTCAACCAGCAGGGGCTGCGCGTGGTTGCGGTTGCGCACAAAGTGATGCCTTCGCGCACGCAAGGTTACGGCGTGACCGACGAATCCAGCCTGATTCTGGCCGGGTATATCGCGTTCCTCGATCCGCCAAAAGAGAGCACCGCACCGGCGCTGGAAGCCCTGCAACGCAAAGGCGTGACCGTCAAAATTCTCACCGGCGACAACCTGCTGGTGGCGCGTAAAGTCTGCAAAGACGTCGGCTTAAAGGCGGATAACGTACTGATTGGCAGCGATATCGACGAACTCGACGACGTACAGCTGCTTCACGTTGCCCGCGAAACCACGGTCTTTGCCAAACTCACGCCGATGCACAAAGAACGGATCGTGCGCGTGCTGCGCGGCGAAGGGCATGTGGTCGGATTTATGGGCGACGGCATCAATGACGCTCCGGCACTGCGTGCGGCGGATATCGGTATTTCCGTGGATTCTGCGGTGGATATCGCCAAAGAGGCCGCCGATATTATCCTGCTGGAAAAAAGCCTGATGGTGCTGGAGCAGGGCGTGACGGAAGGGCGCAGGACTTTCGCCAACATGCTGAAATACATCAAAATGACCGCCAGTTCTAACTTCGGTAACGTCTTCAGCGTACTGGTTGCCAGCGCCTTCCTGCCGTTCCTGCCGATGTTGCCGCTGCACCTGTTAATTCAGAACCTGATTTACGATGTGTCTCAGGTGGCGATCCCGTTTGATAACGTCGATGAAGAACAGCTGGCAAAACCGCAGCGCTGGAACGCCGGGGATATCGGCCGCTTTATGGTGTTCTTCGGGCCGATCAGTTCCGTATTCGACATTCTGACGTTCAGCCTGATGTGGTGGGTGTTTAAAGCCAATACCGTGGAAGCGCAGACGCTGTTCCAGTCCGGCTGGTTCATCGAGGGGCTGTTGTCGCAGACGCTGATCGTCCACATGATCCGCACGCGCAAAGTGCCGTTCATCCAGAGCCGCGCGTCCTGGCCGCTGTGCATCATGACGCTGATGGTGGTCATTACCGGTATCGCGCTGATCTACTCGCCGGTCGCCGGATTCCTGCAATTGCAGGCGCTGCCGCTGAGCTACTTCCCGTGGCTCATCGCGATCCTGGCCGGTTACATGGTGCTGACGCAGTGTGTGAAAGGCTGGTTTGTACGCCGTTACGGCTGGCAGTAA
- the treR gene encoding trehalose operon repressor TreR, whose amino-acid sequence MQNRLTINDIARLSGVGKSTVSRVLNNEGNVSPQTRERVLQVIEQEHFSPSKSARAMRGFSDKIVAIIVSRLDSPSENQAVRAMLPLFYQQGYDPIVLESQFSAERVKEHLQVLKQRNIDGVVLFGFTGLSAQMLTPWKDKLVMLARDMPGLSSVCYDDAGAVQLLMQKLLAQNIRSIGFIGVSAHDTTTGQRRSEAYRAFCQEHHLTPHIALGELTYQSGFELIPQLLSRKIQAVICASDTIAIGAQKYLQQQQIRDVQVCGIGNNPLLHFLFPESLSVELGYGAGGEAAAKQLLAQLDGSATLQQLMIPGQLAV is encoded by the coding sequence ATGCAAAATCGCCTGACTATAAATGACATTGCCCGCCTGAGTGGCGTCGGAAAATCCACGGTATCGCGTGTGCTGAATAATGAAGGCAATGTCAGCCCGCAAACCCGTGAGCGCGTTTTGCAGGTGATTGAGCAGGAGCATTTCAGCCCGTCAAAATCGGCACGCGCCATGCGCGGGTTCAGCGACAAAATTGTGGCGATTATCGTGTCGCGTCTGGATTCTCCTTCGGAGAATCAGGCGGTTCGCGCCATGCTGCCGTTGTTTTATCAGCAGGGATACGACCCGATTGTGCTGGAAAGTCAGTTCAGCGCCGAACGCGTGAAAGAGCATCTGCAGGTGCTGAAGCAGCGCAATATCGACGGCGTGGTGTTGTTTGGTTTTACCGGATTGTCGGCGCAAATGCTGACGCCGTGGAAAGATAAACTGGTCATGTTGGCGCGCGATATGCCGGGGTTGTCTTCGGTCTGCTACGACGATGCGGGCGCGGTGCAGCTGCTGATGCAAAAATTGCTGGCGCAGAATATCCGGTCAATTGGCTTTATCGGCGTGTCTGCGCACGACACCACCACCGGGCAACGGCGCAGCGAGGCGTACCGGGCTTTTTGTCAGGAACATCACCTCACGCCGCACATTGCGCTGGGTGAACTCACTTACCAGAGCGGTTTCGAGCTGATCCCGCAATTGCTCAGCCGCAAGATTCAGGCAGTGATTTGCGCCTCCGACACCATCGCGATTGGCGCGCAGAAATACCTGCAACAGCAGCAAATCCGCGACGTACAGGTTTGTGGCATCGGGAATAATCCGTTGCTGCATTTTCTGTTTCCGGAATCCCTGTCGGTTGAACTGGGTTATGGCGCAGGCGGAGAAGCCGCCGCGAAGCAGCTTCTGGCGCAACTCGACGGCTCCGCAACGCTGCAACAACTGATGATTCCCGGTCAGCTCGCCGTTTGA
- the treB gene encoding PTS trehalose transporter subunit IIBC encodes MSKVKQQDVDQLIALVGGSDNIAMVTHCITRLRFVLNDPSKADPKGLEALPMVKGCFTNAGQFQVVIGPEVDDYYKVLIASTGKSEAGKEQAKVAARKNMSWFERGISHFAEIFFPLLPALISGGLILGFRNVIGDIPMSGGQTLAQMHPLWQSIYDFLWLLGEAVFMFLPVAVCWSTVKKMGGTEILGIVLGITLVSPQLMNSYNLGQQIPEVWNFGWFTIEKVGYQAQVIPSVLAGMALAMIENGLKRIVPNYLYLVIVPVTSLIIAVFLAHTLIGPFGRMIGDGVAFAVKFVMTGSLAPVGAALFGFLYAPLVITGVHQTTLAIDMQMVQSTGGTPVWPLIALSNIAQAAAVVGVIIVSRKHNEREISVPAAISAFLGVTEPAMYGINLKYRFPMLCAMIGSAFAGLICGLFGVTANGIGVGGLPGILSIKPQFWSIYALAMLVAIVVPIILTVLVYQRKARRGELAVV; translated from the coding sequence ATGAGCAAGGTAAAACAACAGGATGTTGATCAGCTGATCGCCCTCGTGGGCGGCAGTGACAATATCGCGATGGTGACTCATTGCATCACGCGTCTTCGTTTTGTCCTCAATGATCCGTCCAAAGCTGACCCGAAAGGTCTCGAAGCCTTGCCGATGGTCAAAGGCTGCTTCACCAACGCCGGTCAGTTTCAGGTGGTTATCGGCCCGGAAGTGGACGACTACTACAAAGTGCTGATCGCCAGCACCGGCAAAAGCGAAGCCGGTAAAGAGCAGGCGAAAGTCGCCGCCCGCAAGAATATGAGCTGGTTTGAGCGCGGTATTTCGCACTTCGCTGAAATCTTCTTCCCGTTATTACCGGCGCTGATCAGCGGCGGTCTGATCCTCGGTTTCCGCAACGTCATCGGTGACATTCCGATGAGCGGCGGCCAGACGCTGGCGCAGATGCACCCGCTCTGGCAATCCATTTACGACTTCCTGTGGTTGCTGGGCGAAGCGGTGTTTATGTTCCTGCCGGTCGCCGTGTGCTGGTCGACCGTGAAGAAAATGGGGGGAACGGAAATTCTCGGCATCGTGTTAGGCATCACGCTGGTTTCACCACAGCTGATGAACTCCTACAACCTCGGTCAGCAAATTCCTGAAGTGTGGAATTTCGGCTGGTTCACCATCGAAAAAGTCGGTTATCAGGCGCAGGTTATTCCTTCCGTTCTCGCCGGTATGGCGCTGGCGATGATTGAAAATGGCCTGAAACGCATCGTGCCGAATTACCTGTATCTGGTGATTGTGCCGGTCACGTCGCTGATTATTGCCGTCTTCCTGGCGCACACGCTGATCGGGCCGTTTGGCCGCATGATCGGCGACGGCGTGGCCTTTGCAGTGAAATTCGTGATGACCGGCAGCCTCGCGCCCGTCGGTGCTGCGCTGTTTGGTTTCCTGTATGCGCCGCTGGTGATCACCGGTGTGCATCAGACTACGCTCGCCATCGACATGCAGATGGTCCAGAGTACCGGCGGCACCCCGGTCTGGCCGCTGATCGCCCTGTCCAACATTGCACAGGCCGCTGCCGTGGTCGGCGTCATTATCGTCAGCCGTAAACACAATGAACGTGAAATTTCCGTGCCTGCCGCCATCTCCGCGTTCCTCGGCGTAACCGAACCGGCGATGTACGGGATCAACCTGAAATACCGCTTCCCGATGCTCTGCGCGATGATCGGCTCTGCTTTCGCCGGGCTTATCTGCGGCCTGTTTGGCGTGACGGCAAACGGCATCGGCGTCGGTGGCCTGCCGGGCATTTTGTCCATCAAACCGCAGTTCTGGAGCATCTACGCGCTGGCGATGCTGGTGGCGATTGTGGTTCCGATCATCCTGACCGTGCTGGTTTATCAGCGTAAAGCCCGGCGTGGCGAACTGGCAGTGGTGTGA
- the treC gene encoding alpha,alpha-phosphotrehalase gives MSSELPWWKNGVIYQIYPKSFQDTTGSGTGDINGITQRLDYLKTLGVDALWLTPVYLSPQIDNGYDVADYCAIDPAYGTLEDFERLTREAHQRGIRIVMDMVFNHTSTHHEWFRQSQDPASVFRPFYIWRDSAPEGGPPNNWRSKFGGGAWAWHENSGQYYLHLFATEQADLNWEYPPVREALKKVCQFWADKGVDGLRLDVINLVSKQQDFPADDTGDGRRFYTDGPRIHEFLQEFSRDVFKPLGLMTVGEMSSTKLEHCRRYAANDGSELSMTFNFHHLKVDYPNGEKWTDAPPDFVQLKQIFREWQQGMHGHAWNALFWCNHDQPRIVSRFGDEGALRETSAKMLAMVLHGLQGTPYIYQGEEIGMTNPGFKHLEQYRDVESLNMFAELKSDGRSNEELLRILARKSRDNSRTPMQWNDGDQGGFTTGTPWISVSHNVKDINTEQALADKNSVFYLYQQLIQLRKTVPVLTHGDYQDLLPEHPQLWCYQREANGQTLQVMANLSDENQAVVLPDFEGKTLLSNYGDEPVSGRLRPYECRWQLLA, from the coding sequence ATGAGCAGCGAATTGCCGTGGTGGAAAAACGGCGTGATTTACCAGATTTACCCGAAGAGTTTTCAGGACACCACGGGCAGCGGCACCGGCGATATTAACGGCATCACGCAACGTCTGGATTACCTGAAAACACTGGGCGTTGACGCGCTGTGGCTGACGCCGGTGTACCTGTCGCCGCAGATCGATAACGGCTACGACGTGGCGGATTACTGCGCGATTGACCCGGCTTACGGCACGCTGGAAGATTTCGAGCGCCTGACCCGCGAGGCGCATCAGCGCGGCATCCGCATCGTCATGGACATGGTGTTTAACCACACGTCGACGCACCACGAATGGTTCCGCCAGTCGCAGGATCCGGCCAGCGTTTTCCGTCCGTTTTACATTTGGCGCGACAGCGCGCCAGAAGGCGGGCCGCCGAATAACTGGCGTTCAAAATTTGGCGGCGGCGCGTGGGCGTGGCACGAAAACAGTGGGCAATATTATCTGCATCTGTTTGCCACCGAGCAGGCGGATCTCAACTGGGAATACCCGCCGGTGCGCGAGGCGCTGAAAAAAGTCTGTCAGTTCTGGGCGGATAAGGGCGTCGACGGTTTACGTCTGGATGTGATCAATCTGGTGTCCAAGCAGCAGGATTTCCCGGCGGACGATACCGGCGATGGCCGCCGTTTTTACACCGACGGTCCGCGCATTCACGAATTTCTGCAAGAGTTTAGCCGCGACGTTTTCAAACCGCTCGGGCTGATGACGGTCGGTGAAATGTCATCGACCAAACTGGAGCATTGCCGCCGCTACGCCGCCAATGACGGCAGCGAATTATCGATGACGTTTAACTTCCATCACCTGAAAGTCGATTATCCGAACGGTGAAAAATGGACGGACGCGCCGCCGGATTTCGTGCAGCTCAAGCAGATTTTCCGCGAATGGCAGCAGGGAATGCACGGCCACGCCTGGAACGCGCTGTTCTGGTGTAACCACGATCAGCCGCGGATTGTCTCGCGTTTTGGCGATGAAGGCGCACTGCGCGAAACGTCCGCGAAAATGTTGGCGATGGTGCTGCACGGTTTGCAGGGCACGCCGTACATTTATCAGGGCGAAGAGATCGGCATGACCAATCCGGGCTTTAAACATCTTGAGCAATACCGCGATGTGGAAAGCCTGAACATGTTTGCTGAACTGAAATCCGACGGGCGCAGCAACGAAGAGCTGCTGCGGATCCTGGCGCGAAAATCCCGTGATAACAGCCGGACGCCGATGCAATGGAACGACGGCGATCAGGGCGGTTTCACCACCGGCACACCGTGGATTTCGGTCAGCCATAACGTAAAAGACATCAACACCGAACAGGCGCTGGCGGATAAAAACTCCGTATTTTATCTCTATCAGCAACTGATTCAGCTGCGCAAAACCGTACCGGTGCTGACCCACGGGGATTATCAGGATCTGCTGCCGGAACACCCGCAGTTGTGGTGTTACCAGCGTGAGGCAAACGGGCAAACGTTGCAGGTGATGGCGAATCTGAGTGATGAAAATCAGGCCGTCGTTCTGCCTGATTTCGAAGGCAAAACGCTGCTGAGTAACTATGGTGATGAACCGGTTTCAGGCCGTCTTCGTCCTTACGAATGCCGCTGGCAACTCCTCGCGTAA